Part of the Niallia alba genome is shown below.
TGTGTTAGATGTTCATGTTTTCAAGTGGGCACAAGCGTTTCTTTTAGGAGAAATTTCCCCATATTCCTTTGGGGAAGTTTCTTTATCTAAAAAATATATTAATGTCATTGGACCTACAGGTGTTGGGAAAACAACTACTTTGGCTAAAATTGCAGCAAATATTATTTTAAAACAACAAAAAACAGTAGGATTTATTACAACAGATACATATAGAATTGGGGCAATCGAACAACTCAAAACGTATGCAAATATATTAGATGTTCCTTTAGAAGTTTGTTATTCCATGGAAGATTTTGAACATGCAACAAAAAAACTGAAGGATTGCGATGTTATTTTAATTGATACAGCAGGAAGAAATTTCCGCAATAAAAAATATGTTGAAGATTTAATGCAAGTGGTCGATTATAAAAGGGAAATGGAAACGTTGCTCGTTTTATCGATGACAGCAAAACAAAAGGATTTAGAAGAGATCTATAAACAATTTTCAGCAATAAACATTGATTCATTTGTCTTTACGAAATTAGATGAAACGTCTTCTTATGGTGCAATGATTAATTTAATTGTAACTTGTAAAAAAGGTGTTGCTTATATGACAACAGGGCAGAATGTTCCAGATGATATAGTTCCAGCAACCCCACTAGAGCTTGTAAATAAAATAATTGAGGTAGATGAAGAATGACTGACCAGGCTTCTATCTTAAGAAAAAAAATCGAACAATTGAATGCAAATCGACAAAGTCAATCGAATAATAAAACGCTGGCGATTATAAGTGGTAAGGGTGGGGTTGGAAAGTCTAACTTTTCTCTAAATTTTGCCCTTTCCCTCCATAATCAAGGATATCGTACTTTGCTTATTGATATGGATATCGGTATGGGAAATATTGATATTTTAATGGGAACCCAATCTCGATATACTATTGTTGATTTTTTTAGAAATAGTATTGATTTTGAGAATATCATTACTAAAGGATTTGATGGTTTAGAGTATATTGCAGGCGGGTCTGGACTAAGTGATTTTGTGAATATGGAGGATGAGAAGTTAGATAGCTTCTTTCAGCATTTTCAAGGTTTATTAAATCGCTATGATTATATTTTATTTGACATGGGAGCGGGTATCAGTACAGATTCTTTAAAATTTATTTTGTCTGTTGATGATTGTATTGTCATTACTACACCTGAGCCGACCTCTATAACAGACGCTTATGCGGCAATGAAATTTATTCATACCAGAAATCCTTTACTCCCATTATATCTAGTCGTAAATCGAACATTTACGAGAAAAGATGGTGTGGAAACCTTACAAAAGCTTCAGCAAGTAGTAAAGAAATTTCTCCATCGAGATCTCATTAATTTAGGATATATCCCAGATGATCAAAATGTGGCACAAGCTGTAAGAAAACAAATTCCTTTTGTCTTTTATAATGAAAAATCAGAAGCAGCTAAAGCTTTGCGCGAAATTGCCGATAGATATGGTAAACAACAGTTTACAGAATCCTATTCAACTAATAGACATACTTTTGTGTCTAAATTAAAAAGGTTTTTGTTTGAAAGGTAGTTGAGTAAAGTGGAGAAAGTAAAAGTTCTCGTTATTGATGATTCTGCATTTATGCGTAAGCTAATCTCAGATTTTCTCTCCGAAGACTCGAGAATAACCGTTATTGGTACAGCAAGGAATGGCGAAGATGGTATTAAGAAAATCAAGGAATTAACACCTGATGTTGTAACACTTGATGTCGAGATGCCCATCTTAGATGGATTAAGTGCTTTAAAGCGAATTATGAATGAACATCCTGTACCAGTTCTTATGCTATCAAGTATTACGAAGGTTGGAGCAGAGAGCACCATTCAAGCCATGCAGGCAGGAGCAATCGACTTTATTACAAAGCCTTCTGGATCTATTTCACTAGATTTATATAAAGTAAAGCAGGAATTAGTAGAAAAAGTTATATTAGCAAGCAATGTAAAGCCGAAAACATTATTAAATCTCTCAAGTGAAGGAAAAAAGACTATTACTTCACGAACTTCTTATAGTAAAATGGAACCAAGAGAAGATGTTAAGGGAATAGTCCAAAAGACTGTTTCGCCTAATGATTGGATGCAATCCATGAAAAAGATAGTAATCATTGGAACATCAACTGGTGGTCCAAGGGCATTACAGAAAGTATTAACTAATTTACCAAGTGATATAGAAGCGCCGATTTTAATCGTTCAACACATGCCAGCAGGATTTACCCGTTCTCTTGCAAATCGTCTTAATACGTTATCTGCAATTACGGTAAAGGAAGCGGAGCATGGCGAAATTATCCGTAATGGAGTTGCCTATATCGCTCCAGGAGGCCAGCATTTAAAGGTGAAAACAGTTGGTGTCCATACAGCAATTGATTTGGACCAGTCAGCCCCTCTAAATGGGCATAGACCATCTGTTGATATCATGTTTGAATCGGTAAGTGATTTGAAAGCCTATGCAAAAATAGCAGTTATTATGACTGGAATGGGATCAGATGGAACAGATGGGTTAAAGAAGTTAGCGAGAAAAGGCAATGTCAAAGCTATCGCTGAGTCACAGGAAACATGTATAGTTTACGGAATGCCCAAAACAGCTATTGCCACGAATTATATTGATGAAGTTCAGAAGGTAGATCATATTGCTGAAACTATTATGAAATATGTATAACGTCAAGGGATGTGAAGCAAGTGGAAATGAGTCAGTATTTAGAAGTTTTTATTGAAGAGAGTAAAGAGCACTTACAAGCATGTAATGAACATTTATTAGAATTGGAAAAGGACCCGGAAAATTTGAAAATAGTAAATGAGATTTTCCGTGCAGCTCATACATTAAAAGGAATGTCAGCAACAATGGGTTATGAGGATTTAGCAAGTCTAACCCATCAAATGGAAAATGTTCTCGATGCTATAAGAAATAAGAAAATTGTTTTTTCTCCAGAAATATTGGATGTCATTTTCTTAGCTGTTGATGATCTGGATGCAATGGTGGAGTCAATTGCTAGTGGTGGAGATGGGAAAAGAAATGTAGAGGCAGTTGTTGAAAAGCTTATACAAATTGAAAAAGGACTTCCTTTAAATCAAATCAATTCTTCAGAAACTGAGGTTGCGGCCACTGTAGATGTCATGCAGGAGGCACCAGCAACAATAAACCAGTATGATGAATTTGAAACTACTGTATTACAGCAATCATCTGATCAAGGTTTTTTCACTTATGAAATTAACATTACGTTAAAAAGTGACTGTTTATTAAAAGCTGCAAGGGTATATATGATATTTGAAGCTTTAGAATCATTAGGAGAAGTTGTCAAATCGATTCCTCCAGTAGAAGAACTTGAGGAAGAAAAGTTTGAGTATGATTTTATGGTTACCCTTATATCAAAAGAAACAGCAGATAAAATTGAAGCAGCTATCATGAAAGTCTCAGAAGTAGAAAAGGTAGTTGTAAGAGAGTTCTATACAAATAGTCAATCTGTTAATCAAAAGGAACAAGTTCTAACAGAAACTCAGATTGTGGAAGAAGTGGAGAAAGAAATAATGAATCCGCAAGTTCCAGAGAAGGCTACCGCTACAGACAATAAACAAGCTGAGAAGCAATCAACGACTAAAGTTTCCAATAAAACCATTCGTGTGAATATTGAGCGTTTGGATATTCTCATGAACTTATTTGAAGAACTCGTTATCGACAGAGGAAGATTAGAGCAAATTTCCTCTACCCTTAAAGATCAAGAGCTTCATGAGACAGTTGAGAGAATGTCCAGAATCACAGGGGATCTTCAAAATATTATCTTAAATATGCGTATGGTTCCTGTTGAGACTGTCTTCAATCGTTTCCCTAGAATGGTGAGACAGCTTGCACGTGATTTAAATAAGAAAATTAATTTGCAAATCGTTGGTGCCGAAACAGAGCTTGATCGTACAGTTATTGATGAAATAGGTGATCCTTTAGTGCATTTAATCCGAAATGCGCTTGACCATGGAGTAGAAACGCCAGCAGTAAGAAGAGCTAATAATAAAGAGGAAGAAGGAACGGTTGTTCTTCGTGCTTATCATAGCGGAAATCATGTTTTTATTGAGTTGGAAGATGACGGTGCTGGAATTAATAAAGAGAAAGTTCTTTCTAAAGCGATTAATAAAGGAATCGTTACAAAAGAAATGGCTAAAACATTAACTGATTCTCAAATTGCTGAACTTATATTTGCATCTGGTTTTTCGACTGCAGATCAAATCTCTGATATTTCAGGACGTGGGGTAGGACTTGATGTAGTAAAGAATACGATTGAATCCTTAGGTGGCTCGATTACGATCGAATCAGTGGAAGGAAAAGGCTCGCTCTTCTCTATCCAATTGCCATTAACCTTATCGATAATTTCCGTTATGTTAGTTGAAATTCAAGCAGAAAAATACGCTATTCCATTGTCTTCTATTATTGAGACAGCTATTGTGAATAAAAATGATGTCATGTATGCCCATAATCAAACAGTAATTGATTTCCGTGGCAAAGTGGTACCATTACTATTCTTAAAAGATATATTTGATGTTCCTTCAGCAGGACTGGAAAGTGACTATTATTCTGTTGTAATTGTAAGAAAAGGCGATAAATTAGCTGGACTTGTTGTAGATGGATTTATTGGACAACAAGAGGTTGTCTTAAAGTCACTAGGTTCTTATCTATCAAGTGCTTATGCTATATCTGGAGCAACCATCTTAGGAGATGGACAAGTAGCGTTAATTATGGATTGTAATGCTTTAATTAAATAATCATTACATGAAAGATAAATGAATTTTGAACAAAGCTTTTTCGTTTAGTATTGACCTTTTTAATAGATCGAAACATGTTGAAGAAGGTTGTTTTCTACAAGCTTGTTTTCAATAGGGGAATTTCTAAAAAGAATTACAGAGTAGTCTGAATACACGTAGATAGCAGAGGGATTAGCGAGACAGGTGAGATCCTGTATAGCATGCCCCATGGAAGGCAAAGTGTATTCAGACTTATGGGTTAATAGCAACAAACGATACGAAACAGCCTTGAAGAAAAGCGGATATTCCATTGTTTTTTACGATAAATTAATCTAGACAATATGATGGTGATGATATAGGGCTTTGCATTTTATGTAAAGCAGACAGGTTAACTTGAGAGGGATGAAAGAAATGAGCGATGTAGTTTCAACAGAAGAAAAACTAATAATATTTGAACTGAAGGGGAAGGAATATGCTATCTCTGTCAATGAAGTGATGTCGATTGAGAAGAACATGCATATTACTAGAATTCCAAATATCGCTCCTTTTGTTAAAGGTGTGATTAATTTAAGAGGAGTCGTTACTCCAATTATTGATTTACGACTTCGTTTTAATTTAGAAGAAATTCCTTACACAGACAGCACAAGAATTATTATTATCATGATAGAAGATATGGAAGTAGGAATTATTGTTGATTCTGCTAATGATGTTGTAGATGTCAATACTTCGCTTTATGAGCCTGCTCCAGAGACAATTAATGGTGATGAAGTCGATTATATAAAAGGGGTAGTGAAGCTTGATAAGCGTTTACTAATTCTTGTTGATTTGGAAAAAGTATTTGATCGAAATATTTTAAGAACATATTCCAATGCAAAAAGCGATGAGTAAATATGGGATATATTAATGATATAAATTCGTTAAAATTAGATGTTTTAAGAGAGATCGGTAATATAGGAGCAGGAAATGCTGCCACTTCTTTGTCCAAGCTGCTTAATAAAAAGATTGATATGAAGGTACCAGATGTTCAAATTGTTACGTTTGATGAGATGATGGAAATGGCAGGTGGTGCAGATAATATCGTTGCGGGCGTTTTCTTAAGAATTGAGGGAGATATCCCAGGAAGCATGTTTTTCATCCTTCCTTTAGAGCAAGCGACGACATTTGTCCAAGATATGATCGGAGATACTTCTGTTGACTTAGCTGCGCCACCATATGATGAGCTATCTATTTCTGCGTTACAGGAATTAGGCAATATTTTATCAGGTTCCTATTTATCCTCTTTATCTGATTTTACCCAGTTATCATTGTATCCTTCTGTTCCAGCCCTTGCGATTGATATGGTTGGCGCTATTGTTACATATGGATTAGTGGAACTTTCTCAAGTAAGTGATTATGCGATTGTGATCAACACAGAATTAAATGAGGAAAATACAAGTCTGTCTAATACTGTAAATGGCCATTTCTTTTTATTACCTGATCCAGATTCTTTTACCCCTTTATTTCAGTCATTAGGAGTGAAAGATGGTGACTGAACAAATTACAGTAATTAAAGTTGGGATAGCTGATATGAATGTGGTGCAGTCCCCTAATACAATTCGAACTTCAGGACTTGGCTCATGCGTTGGAATTGTTTTATATAGTCCAATAAAACCAATTGCTGGTTTAGCTCATATTATGCTTCCAGAAGCATCCATAGCGAAATCAGGAAGCCTTAATAAGGCGAAATTTGCTGATACTGCGATTATAGAATTAGCAGATCGATTAGAAGTATTAGGGGTAAAGAAAAGCACGATGCTAGCTAAAATTGCTGGAGGGGCACAAATGTTTCAGTTCAACGGAACAAGTGATATCATGAGAATCGGTCCTAGAAACGTGGAAGCAGTAAAAAATACGTTACAATTATTAAGAATTAAATTAGTTAGCGAAGATGTCGGTGGAAATAGCGGTAGAACGATTGAATTTTCTCCAGCTACGCATCAATTGACGA
Proteins encoded:
- the flhF gene encoding flagellar biosynthesis protein FlhF; this translates as MKIQKYVAPNMPEAMKKIRAELGNDAVILHSKVIYTGGFLGLFKKRNIEVLAAIDPSISDTPIPPQTKNREVRNSVLIKEPSSRIEPINQAGSSIANKEKKISDFPDIAKQLDEINQNVQAFGERSNNVSFSIPTPIKNVVKLLDKQEINEMIKARLVKDLVAKWYAAGEDVLDVHVFKWAQAFLLGEISPYSFGEVSLSKKYINVIGPTGVGKTTTLAKIAANIILKQQKTVGFITTDTYRIGAIEQLKTYANILDVPLEVCYSMEDFEHATKKLKDCDVILIDTAGRNFRNKKYVEDLMQVVDYKREMETLLVLSMTAKQKDLEEIYKQFSAINIDSFVFTKLDETSSYGAMINLIVTCKKGVAYMTTGQNVPDDIVPATPLELVNKIIEVDEE
- a CDS encoding MinD/ParA family protein codes for the protein MTDQASILRKKIEQLNANRQSQSNNKTLAIISGKGGVGKSNFSLNFALSLHNQGYRTLLIDMDIGMGNIDILMGTQSRYTIVDFFRNSIDFENIITKGFDGLEYIAGGSGLSDFVNMEDEKLDSFFQHFQGLLNRYDYILFDMGAGISTDSLKFILSVDDCIVITTPEPTSITDAYAAMKFIHTRNPLLPLYLVVNRTFTRKDGVETLQKLQQVVKKFLHRDLINLGYIPDDQNVAQAVRKQIPFVFYNEKSEAAKALREIADRYGKQQFTESYSTNRHTFVSKLKRFLFER
- a CDS encoding protein-glutamate methylesterase/protein-glutamine glutaminase, which gives rise to MEKVKVLVIDDSAFMRKLISDFLSEDSRITVIGTARNGEDGIKKIKELTPDVVTLDVEMPILDGLSALKRIMNEHPVPVLMLSSITKVGAESTIQAMQAGAIDFITKPSGSISLDLYKVKQELVEKVILASNVKPKTLLNLSSEGKKTITSRTSYSKMEPREDVKGIVQKTVSPNDWMQSMKKIVIIGTSTGGPRALQKVLTNLPSDIEAPILIVQHMPAGFTRSLANRLNTLSAITVKEAEHGEIIRNGVAYIAPGGQHLKVKTVGVHTAIDLDQSAPLNGHRPSVDIMFESVSDLKAYAKIAVIMTGMGSDGTDGLKKLARKGNVKAIAESQETCIVYGMPKTAIATNYIDEVQKVDHIAETIMKYV
- a CDS encoding chemotaxis protein CheW → MEMSQYLEVFIEESKEHLQACNEHLLELEKDPENLKIVNEIFRAAHTLKGMSATMGYEDLASLTHQMENVLDAIRNKKIVFSPEILDVIFLAVDDLDAMVESIASGGDGKRNVEAVVEKLIQIEKGLPLNQINSSETEVAATVDVMQEAPATINQYDEFETTVLQQSSDQGFFTYEINITLKSDCLLKAARVYMIFEALESLGEVVKSIPPVEELEEEKFEYDFMVTLISKETADKIEAAIMKVSEVEKVVVREFYTNSQSVNQKEQVLTETQIVEEVEKEIMNPQVPEKATATDNKQAEKQSTTKVSNKTIRVNIERLDILMNLFEELVIDRGRLEQISSTLKDQELHETVERMSRITGDLQNIILNMRMVPVETVFNRFPRMVRQLARDLNKKINLQIVGAETELDRTVIDEIGDPLVHLIRNALDHGVETPAVRRANNKEEEGTVVLRAYHSGNHVFIELEDDGAGINKEKVLSKAINKGIVTKEMAKTLTDSQIAELIFASGFSTADQISDISGRGVGLDVVKNTIESLGGSITIESVEGKGSLFSIQLPLTLSIISVMLVEIQAEKYAIPLSSIIETAIVNKNDVMYAHNQTVIDFRGKVVPLLFLKDIFDVPSAGLESDYYSVVIVRKGDKLAGLVVDGFIGQQEVVLKSLGSYLSSAYAISGATILGDGQVALIMDCNALIK
- a CDS encoding chemotaxis protein CheW; its protein translation is MSDVVSTEEKLIIFELKGKEYAISVNEVMSIEKNMHITRIPNIAPFVKGVINLRGVVTPIIDLRLRFNLEEIPYTDSTRIIIIMIEDMEVGIIVDSANDVVDVNTSLYEPAPETINGDEVDYIKGVVKLDKRLLILVDLEKVFDRNILRTYSNAKSDE
- a CDS encoding chemotaxis protein CheC, which codes for MGYINDINSLKLDVLREIGNIGAGNAATSLSKLLNKKIDMKVPDVQIVTFDEMMEMAGGADNIVAGVFLRIEGDIPGSMFFILPLEQATTFVQDMIGDTSVDLAAPPYDELSISALQELGNILSGSYLSSLSDFTQLSLYPSVPALAIDMVGAIVTYGLVELSQVSDYAIVINTELNEENTSLSNTVNGHFFLLPDPDSFTPLFQSLGVKDGD
- a CDS encoding chemotaxis protein CheD, giving the protein MTEQITVIKVGIADMNVVQSPNTIRTSGLGSCVGIVLYSPIKPIAGLAHIMLPEASIAKSGSLNKAKFADTAIIELADRLEVLGVKKSTMLAKIAGGAQMFQFNGTSDIMRIGPRNVEAVKNTLQLLRIKLVSEDVGGNSGRTIEFSPATHQLTIRTVNKGIHII